Proteins encoded together in one Miscanthus floridulus cultivar M001 chromosome 16, ASM1932011v1, whole genome shotgun sequence window:
- the LOC136510362 gene encoding glycine-rich cell wall structural protein 1.0-like, translated as MADNPAALPSPPGCGGLAGAAALGRRRAGGARPGAPLRGAEQLGRPGTGGQRSTEVGRGGAAPERGAAGAGRGLAGGAGAGRGRGAQDPVAGDRPGWGGAAPRWGATGPAARRRGFAGWGGDGAARGGRGRGGAGRAGRAWGERGSGGRRQAQGELAAANSGGRGGVRA; from the exons atggccgacaaccctgCGGCTTTACCTTCTCCTCCG gGCTGCGGTGGGCTCGCTGGGGCCGCTGCCTTGGGCCGGCGTCGGGCAGGCGGGGCGCGGCCGGGCGCGCCGCTGCGGGGCGCTGAGCAGCTGGGGCGGCCCGGAACCGGTGGCCAGAGGTCGACCGAggtggggcggggcggggcggcgcCGGAGCGGGGCGCGGCTGGGGCGGGGCGAGGGCTGGCAGGGGGCGCCGGCGCCGGGCGCGGCCGGGGCGCCCAGGATCCGGTGGCCGGCGACCGGCCGGGgtggggaggggcggcgccgcgGTGGGGCGCGACCGGGCCGGCGGCGCGCCGACGCGGGTTCGCGGGGTGGGGCGGGGACGGGGCGGCGCGGGGCGGTCGGGGCCGAGGTGGAGCGGGGCGGGCGGGGCGGGCGTGGGGCGagcgcggcagcggcggccggcggcaggCGCAGGGCGAGCTGGCTGCGGCGAACAGCGGTGGGCGCGGGGGTGTGCGTGCGTGA